The proteins below come from a single Deinococcus radiodurans R1 = ATCC 13939 = DSM 20539 genomic window:
- a CDS encoding catalase family protein — MNYVKYTPNIEVKQPNEDEQIDKIVEMMHAANVKAFDKHRHGIRDAHAKQHGTVVGTLEIPELPEHLAQGLFAKPGSYPVVIRFSSAPGELKDDSVPVPHGMAVKVIGVPGKKILPDKQDEVTQDFLMVTMPVIPFGDVEQYLKMQNVVALQDSTSEEGQRAFAALARGGQKVLGLLGISDPTLDGIAAENEHLLGQTYHTMAAIRYGDYIAKISAAPLSPEVKALEGQILDTKKSPSAQRDALVDFFHKHGAEYQLRAQLCTDLEKMPIEDASVEWDEKLSPQQPIGRLIIPQQEAYSPARRVFSDDKLEFNPWHALPEHQPLGSIMRVRIKAYESSTAFRHAMNVQPRVEPRDISEIPQ, encoded by the coding sequence ATGAATTACGTCAAATATACCCCGAACATCGAAGTCAAGCAGCCCAACGAGGACGAGCAGATCGACAAGATTGTCGAGATGATGCACGCGGCCAACGTCAAGGCCTTCGACAAGCACCGCCACGGCATCCGCGACGCGCACGCCAAGCAGCACGGCACGGTGGTCGGCACGCTGGAAATTCCCGAACTGCCTGAGCACCTCGCCCAGGGCCTGTTCGCCAAGCCCGGCAGCTACCCGGTGGTCATCCGGTTTTCCAGCGCGCCCGGCGAACTCAAGGACGACAGCGTGCCGGTACCGCACGGCATGGCCGTCAAGGTGATCGGCGTGCCCGGCAAAAAGATTTTGCCCGACAAGCAGGACGAAGTGACGCAGGACTTCCTGATGGTGACCATGCCGGTCATTCCCTTCGGTGATGTCGAGCAGTACCTGAAGATGCAGAACGTGGTCGCGTTGCAAGACAGCACCTCGGAAGAAGGGCAGCGGGCCTTTGCGGCGCTCGCCCGTGGCGGGCAGAAGGTGCTGGGTCTGCTCGGCATCAGCGACCCCACGCTGGACGGCATCGCTGCCGAGAACGAGCACCTGCTCGGCCAGACCTACCACACCATGGCGGCCATTCGTTACGGCGACTACATCGCCAAAATCAGCGCCGCGCCGCTCTCGCCCGAAGTGAAGGCGCTCGAAGGTCAGATTCTGGACACCAAGAAGAGCCCTTCGGCCCAGCGTGACGCTCTGGTAGACTTTTTCCACAAGCACGGCGCCGAGTACCAGCTGCGCGCCCAGCTGTGCACTGACCTCGAAAAGATGCCGATTGAAGACGCCTCGGTCGAGTGGGACGAAAAGCTCTCGCCCCAGCAGCCGATTGGCCGCCTCATCATTCCGCAGCAGGAAGCCTACAGCCCGGCCCGGCGCGTCTTTTCCGACGACAAGCTGGAGTTCAACCCCTGGCACGCCCTGCCCGAGCACCAGCCGCTCGGCTCCATCATGCGCGTGCGTATCAAGGCCTACGAATCCTCCACGGCCTTCCGTCACGCCATGAACGTGCAGCCGCGCGTGGAACCCAGGGACATCAGCGAAATTCCGCAGTAA
- the hutH gene encoding histidine ammonia-lyase translates to MILDRDLNLEQFISVVRHGEQVELSAAARERIARARTVIEQIVEGDTPIYGVNTGFGKFENVQIDRSQLAQLQHNLIVSHAIGMGEPLPAEVVRGMLLLRAQSLSLGHSGVRVEVVELLLALLNADALPVVPSQGSVGASGDLAPLAHLALGLIGLGDIEYQGQVRPAADVLAELGLSPVQLQAKEGLALINGTQLMGSLLALALHDAQVLLGTANLAAAMTVEARYGSHRPFQPDVVGLRPHPGALAVAAELREFLAGSEIAPSHLTGDGKVQDAYSLRAVPQVHGATWDALAQAERVLAVEFASVTDNPLIFPETGEVVSGGNFHGQPLAVTIDALKVAVAELGSISERRTEQLLNPALSGLPAFLTPNGGLNSGFMIAQYTSAALVSENKVLSHPASVDSIPTSANQEDHVSMGAHAARQLRQIVANVQTVLSIELLCAAQGLDFQQLRAGRGVQAAYEYVRTFVPTLTEDRYFRPDLLRLRGELVSGELLRVAQAADTQAPAPAKLPDSGDEDRDTTSRH, encoded by the coding sequence ATGATTTTGGACCGAGATTTAAACCTGGAGCAGTTCATTTCCGTCGTGCGGCACGGCGAACAAGTCGAGCTGTCCGCTGCCGCCCGCGAGCGCATTGCCAGAGCCCGCACCGTCATCGAACAAATCGTGGAGGGCGACACGCCCATCTACGGCGTCAACACCGGCTTCGGCAAGTTCGAGAACGTGCAGATCGACCGTTCTCAACTCGCGCAGCTTCAGCACAACCTGATCGTGTCGCACGCCATCGGGATGGGCGAGCCGCTGCCTGCTGAAGTGGTACGCGGCATGCTGCTGTTGCGGGCGCAGTCGCTGTCGCTGGGGCATTCGGGCGTGCGCGTGGAAGTGGTGGAACTATTGCTTGCACTCCTCAACGCCGACGCGCTGCCGGTCGTGCCGTCGCAGGGCAGCGTGGGCGCGTCGGGCGACCTCGCGCCGCTGGCCCACCTCGCCCTCGGTTTGATCGGACTGGGCGACATCGAGTATCAGGGACAGGTGCGCCCCGCCGCCGACGTGCTGGCCGAACTCGGGCTGAGTCCGGTGCAGTTGCAGGCCAAAGAGGGGTTGGCCCTTATCAACGGCACGCAGCTGATGGGCAGCCTGCTTGCGCTGGCGCTGCACGACGCGCAGGTGCTGCTGGGGACGGCAAACCTCGCCGCCGCCATGACGGTGGAGGCCCGCTACGGCTCGCACCGGCCCTTTCAGCCCGACGTGGTGGGCCTGCGCCCGCACCCCGGCGCGCTGGCGGTGGCCGCCGAGCTGCGCGAATTTCTGGCCGGTTCCGAGATTGCGCCCAGCCACCTGACCGGCGACGGCAAGGTGCAGGACGCCTACTCGCTGCGGGCGGTGCCGCAGGTGCACGGGGCGACGTGGGACGCGCTAGCGCAGGCCGAGCGTGTGCTGGCCGTTGAGTTCGCCTCGGTGACCGACAACCCACTGATTTTTCCCGAGACGGGTGAAGTCGTTTCCGGCGGCAATTTTCACGGGCAACCGCTGGCTGTTACCATCGACGCGCTCAAGGTCGCGGTGGCCGAACTCGGCAGCATTTCCGAGCGGCGCACCGAGCAACTGCTCAACCCGGCGCTCTCGGGCCTGCCGGCGTTCCTGACGCCCAATGGCGGCCTCAACAGCGGTTTCATGATCGCGCAGTACACGTCCGCCGCGCTTGTCAGCGAGAACAAGGTGTTGAGCCATCCGGCGAGCGTGGATTCCATTCCCACCAGTGCCAATCAGGAAGACCATGTCAGCATGGGCGCCCACGCGGCGCGGCAGCTGCGGCAGATCGTGGCGAATGTGCAGACCGTCCTGAGCATCGAACTGCTGTGCGCGGCGCAGGGCCTCGACTTCCAGCAATTGCGGGCGGGACGCGGCGTACAGGCAGCGTATGAATATGTCCGCACCTTCGTCCCCACGCTGACCGAGGACCGCTACTTCCGCCCTGACTTGCTGCGGCTGCGAGGTGAGCTGGTCAGTGGCGAGCTGCTGCGGGTCGCGCAAGCGGCGGACACGCAGGCCCCAGCGCCCGCCAAGTTGCCCGACAGCGGCGACGAGGACCGCGACACGACCTCACGGCACTAA
- the hutI gene encoding imidazolonepropionase, protein MSETLYTGISQLATPRPGPQRGAAMGDLHIIEDAALLVRGGVIQWVGPRAAAPTATHVHDLGGRAVVPGLVDPHTHAVWAGDRLSDWEAKLQGATYEEILARGGGIRSTMRATAAADVAELVALARPRLASLRASGATTTEVKSGYGLDFDAELRMLRAVRELQAEFELRPTLLIHVPPQEGRAEYVVGVCAELIPQVAREGLAEALDVFCEKEAFSVEETRTMFAAAQAHGLRVKLHADQFHAIGGTELACEVGALSVDHLEASGAAQIAALAASETVATILPGVTLHLGLPAAPGRQLIDSGAIVAIGTDLNPGSSPLFSTQLALALAVRLCLLTPAEALSACTVNAAYALGLSDRGSLSAGQRADFLVLNGQDWREVAYTLGGNAVAEVYLAGAQL, encoded by the coding sequence ATGTCTGAGACGCTTTACACCGGAATTTCCCAGCTCGCCACGCCCCGGCCCGGCCCCCAGCGCGGCGCGGCGATGGGCGACCTTCACATCATTGAGGACGCGGCTCTGCTCGTGCGGGGTGGCGTGATTCAGTGGGTCGGCCCCCGCGCCGCAGCCCCAACCGCTACCCATGTCCACGATCTCGGCGGGCGGGCCGTTGTGCCGGGCCTCGTTGACCCGCACACCCACGCGGTCTGGGCGGGCGACCGCCTGAGCGACTGGGAAGCCAAGTTGCAGGGCGCGACCTACGAAGAAATTCTGGCGCGGGGCGGCGGCATCCGCTCGACCATGCGGGCCACCGCTGCGGCGGACGTGGCTGAATTGGTCGCGCTGGCCCGTCCCCGCCTCGCCTCGCTGCGGGCTTCGGGCGCCACAACCACCGAAGTCAAAAGCGGCTATGGCCTCGACTTTGACGCCGAACTGCGGATGCTGCGGGCGGTGCGCGAGTTGCAAGCCGAGTTCGAGCTGCGGCCCACGCTCCTCATCCACGTTCCGCCGCAAGAGGGCCGCGCCGAGTACGTGGTGGGTGTCTGCGCCGAGCTGATTCCGCAGGTGGCCCGCGAGGGGCTGGCGGAAGCGCTGGACGTGTTCTGCGAAAAAGAAGCCTTTAGCGTCGAGGAAACCCGCACAATGTTCGCGGCGGCCCAGGCGCACGGGCTGCGGGTCAAGCTGCACGCCGACCAGTTCCACGCCATCGGCGGCACTGAACTGGCGTGCGAGGTCGGGGCGCTGAGCGTGGATCACCTCGAAGCGAGTGGCGCGGCGCAGATTGCCGCCCTGGCTGCCTCCGAAACAGTGGCGACCATCCTGCCGGGCGTGACGCTGCACCTCGGCTTGCCCGCCGCGCCCGGAAGACAACTCATTGACTCAGGGGCCATCGTCGCCATCGGCACCGACCTTAACCCCGGTTCCTCGCCGCTGTTCAGCACGCAACTCGCGCTGGCGCTCGCGGTGCGGCTGTGCCTCCTGACGCCCGCCGAAGCCCTGAGCGCCTGCACCGTCAACGCCGCGTACGCCCTGGGCCTGAGCGACCGGGGGAGCCTCAGCGCCGGGCAACGCGCCGATTTCCTCGTGCTGAACGGCCAAGACTGGCGCGAGGTGGCGTATACGCTGGGCGGCAACGCGGTGGCCGAAGTTTATCTGGCAGGAGCTCAACTATGA
- a CDS encoding arginase family protein — protein sequence MSGPAHLPYGGIPTFARAPLVQPDGDWQADVAALGVPFDIALGFRPGARFAPRALREASLRSVPPFTGLDGKTRLQGVTFADAGDVILPSLEPQLAHDRITEAARQVRGRCRVPVFLGGDHSVSYPLLRAFADVPDLHVVQLDAHLDFTDTRNDTKWSNSSPFRRACEALPNLVHITTVGLRGLRFDPEAVAAARARGHTIIPMDDVTADLAGVLAQLPRGQNVYFSVDVDGFDPAVIPGTSSPEPDGLTYAQGMKILAAAAANNTVVGLDLVELAPNLDPTGRSELLMARLVMETLCEVFDHV from the coding sequence ATGAGCGGGCCGGCCCACCTGCCCTACGGCGGCATTCCGACCTTCGCCCGCGCCCCGCTGGTGCAACCGGACGGCGACTGGCAGGCGGACGTGGCCGCCCTCGGCGTCCCCTTCGACATCGCCCTCGGCTTTCGCCCCGGCGCCCGTTTCGCCCCGCGTGCGCTGCGGGAGGCGAGTCTGCGCAGCGTGCCCCCCTTCACCGGTCTGGACGGCAAAACCCGCTTGCAGGGCGTGACTTTTGCCGATGCGGGCGACGTGATTTTGCCCTCGCTTGAACCCCAACTCGCCCACGACCGCATCACCGAGGCGGCGCGGCAGGTGCGGGGGCGCTGCCGGGTGCCGGTGTTTCTCGGCGGCGACCACTCGGTGAGTTATCCGCTGCTGCGCGCTTTTGCCGACGTGCCCGACCTTCACGTCGTGCAGCTCGACGCGCACCTCGACTTCACCGACACCCGCAACGACACGAAATGGAGCAACTCCAGCCCCTTTCGCCGCGCCTGCGAAGCCCTGCCCAACCTCGTCCACATCACCACCGTCGGCCTGCGCGGGCTGCGCTTCGACCCGGAGGCGGTGGCGGCGGCGCGGGCGCGGGGCCACACAATCATTCCGATGGACGACGTGACCGCCGACCTCGCGGGCGTGCTGGCCCAGCTGCCACGCGGCCAGAACGTGTATTTCTCGGTGGACGTGGACGGCTTCGACCCCGCCGTGATTCCCGGCACGTCCAGCCCCGAGCCCGACGGCCTGACCTACGCGCAGGGCATGAAGATTCTGGCGGCAGCGGCGGCGAATAATACGGTGGTGGGCCTCGATTTGGTCGAACTCGCCCCCAACCTCGACCCGACGGGCCGCAGCGAACTGCTAATGGCGCGGCTGGTGATGGAGACGCTGTGCGAGGTGTTCGACCATGTCTGA
- a CDS encoding alpha/beta fold hydrolase, protein MSLRAALGLTLLLSGCAPTQQAAQPGPEFVRLQQAFAGLRGTQAVTGLQLKPQADGGTLASGQLAGAPFVLRFPAHWNQESLVFAHGYTFVSPEADHIPADPVANDETGGLLPAAYAQGLAVGQSAYDKRGFAVESGIERTAALSRLLTALGARRAYVAGASEGGSIAQLALERHPQQFAGALAACGVVGGWVPELNYTTHIRALYNVFAAGSAYELPGVKDVTRNAGGSVNKIGLTLLRLYSAAVLRPGGEADLIIRRTASAVPGVQAQSDIGTLGSVLLTQLTGAEDFWAQAGGVFVDNRATVYHSPLLSDAENAELNRKIQRYAADPQALARVQERWTPSGHFTGKLYTLHNAYDPLVPTEHEGWLRSIVASAGNSAQLAQALVPTATTRFPTKALGFQATAHCGFTPGQTAQAWNTLRGWVETGVTP, encoded by the coding sequence ATGTCGCTGCGCGCTGCCCTCGGCCTGACCCTGCTGCTCTCTGGCTGTGCCCCGACCCAGCAAGCCGCCCAGCCCGGCCCGGAATTTGTCCGGCTGCAACAGGCTTTCGCGGGACTGCGGGGTACGCAGGCGGTGACCGGCCTTCAGCTCAAGCCCCAGGCCGACGGCGGCACGCTGGCGAGTGGTCAACTGGCGGGCGCGCCCTTCGTCCTGCGCTTTCCGGCGCACTGGAATCAGGAATCGCTGGTGTTCGCGCACGGCTACACCTTTGTCTCACCGGAGGCCGACCACATCCCCGCCGACCCGGTGGCGAACGACGAGACGGGCGGACTGCTGCCCGCTGCCTACGCGCAGGGGCTGGCGGTGGGTCAGAGCGCCTACGACAAGCGCGGCTTCGCGGTGGAAAGCGGCATCGAGCGCACGGCGGCCCTCTCGCGGCTGCTGACGGCACTGGGCGCGCGGCGGGCGTATGTGGCGGGCGCTTCCGAGGGCGGCAGCATCGCGCAGCTCGCGCTGGAACGCCACCCACAGCAGTTCGCCGGAGCGCTGGCAGCCTGCGGCGTGGTGGGCGGCTGGGTGCCGGAGCTGAACTACACCACGCACATTCGGGCGCTCTACAACGTGTTCGCAGCGGGCAGCGCCTACGAGTTGCCCGGCGTGAAGGACGTGACGCGCAACGCGGGGGGCAGCGTCAACAAGATTGGCCTGACGCTGCTGCGGCTCTACTCGGCGGCGGTGCTGCGGCCCGGCGGCGAGGCCGACCTGATCATCCGGCGCACGGCGAGCGCGGTGCCGGGCGTGCAGGCGCAGAGCGACATCGGCACCCTCGGCTCGGTGCTGCTGACCCAGCTCACGGGCGCCGAGGATTTCTGGGCGCAGGCGGGCGGCGTGTTCGTGGACAACCGCGCGACCGTCTACCACAGCCCGCTGCTCAGCGACGCCGAAAATGCTGAGCTGAACCGCAAGATTCAGCGGTACGCCGCCGACCCACAGGCCCTGGCACGGGTGCAGGAACGCTGGACGCCGAGCGGCCACTTCACCGGCAAGCTGTACACCCTCCATAACGCTTACGACCCACTGGTGCCCACCGAGCATGAGGGCTGGCTGCGTTCCATAGTGGCGTCGGCGGGCAACAGCGCCCAGCTCGCGCAGGCACTGGTGCCCACCGCCACGACCCGCTTTCCGACCAAAGCGCTGGGCTTTCAAGCGACGGCGCACTGCGGCTTTACGCCTGGGCAGACGGCGCAGGCCTGGAACACCCTGCGCGGCTGGGTCGAAACGGGCGTGACCCCATGA
- the hutU gene encoding urocanate hydratase: MTTHEPRTVRAPRGPHKTAKGWIQEAAKRMLMNNLDPEVAEHPESLVVYGGRGKAARNWEAFDHIVATLDRLENDETLLVQSGKPVAVLRTHEWAPRVLIANSNLVPHWANWETFDKLDQAGLMMYGQMTAGSWIYIGTQGILQGTYETFAGAAQKHFGGSLKGTITVTAGLGGMGGAQPLAVKLAGGVSITIEIDPTRIRKRLETRYLDEVADNLQDAIARAEGYKAQGVARSIGVQGNAAELVPQLVEMNWTPDLLTDQTSAHDPMWGYIPPVNADEDAGKLRSEHAEEYRQRAYAAMAAHVRAMLELQKRGAVTFDYGNNLRQRAFEAGVEDAFSYPGFVPAFIRDSFCEGRGPFRWVALSGDPQDIYATDKALLELFPEDERLQSWLTYAADQIAFQGLPARICWLGYKERDRAAKLFNDMVKDGRVKAPIVIGRDHLDAGSVASPYRETEAMKDGSDAVSDWPLLNFGVGIASGASWMSFHHGGGVGLGFSQHSGLVIVADGTDEAAKKLSRALTNDPGMGVIRHADAGYDHALDVARERGIDLPSLGIKDHA, from the coding sequence ATGACCACCCACGAACCCCGCACCGTCCGCGCCCCGCGTGGCCCGCACAAAACCGCCAAAGGCTGGATTCAGGAAGCCGCCAAGCGAATGCTGATGAACAACCTCGACCCCGAGGTGGCCGAGCACCCCGAAAGCCTCGTCGTCTACGGCGGGCGCGGCAAGGCGGCGCGCAACTGGGAAGCCTTCGACCACATCGTGGCGACGCTCGACCGGCTAGAGAACGACGAAACGCTGCTGGTGCAGTCGGGCAAGCCGGTGGCGGTGCTGCGGACGCATGAGTGGGCGCCGCGCGTCCTGATCGCCAATTCCAACCTGGTGCCGCACTGGGCCAACTGGGAAACCTTCGACAAACTCGACCAGGCCGGCCTGATGATGTACGGCCAGATGACCGCCGGCAGCTGGATTTACATCGGCACGCAGGGCATCTTGCAGGGCACCTACGAGACCTTTGCGGGCGCGGCGCAAAAGCACTTTGGCGGCTCACTGAAGGGCACGATTACCGTCACCGCCGGGCTGGGCGGGATGGGCGGGGCGCAGCCACTGGCAGTCAAACTGGCCGGAGGCGTGAGCATCACCATCGAAATTGACCCCACCCGCATCCGGAAGCGCCTCGAAACCCGCTATCTGGATGAGGTGGCCGACAATCTGCAAGACGCGATTGCCCGCGCTGAAGGCTACAAGGCGCAGGGCGTCGCCCGCTCCATCGGCGTGCAGGGCAATGCCGCCGAACTGGTGCCGCAGCTCGTGGAAATGAACTGGACGCCCGACCTCCTCACCGACCAGACCAGCGCCCACGACCCGATGTGGGGCTACATTCCGCCGGTGAATGCCGACGAGGACGCGGGCAAGCTGCGTTCCGAGCACGCCGAGGAGTACCGCCAGCGGGCCTACGCGGCGATGGCGGCTCACGTCCGCGCCATGCTGGAGCTGCAAAAGCGCGGCGCCGTCACCTTCGACTACGGCAACAACCTGCGCCAGCGCGCCTTTGAGGCGGGGGTGGAGGACGCCTTCAGCTACCCCGGCTTCGTGCCCGCCTTTATCCGCGACTCCTTCTGTGAGGGGCGTGGCCCCTTTCGCTGGGTGGCGCTCTCCGGCGATCCGCAGGACATCTACGCGACCGACAAGGCGCTGCTGGAGCTGTTCCCCGAAGACGAGCGGCTGCAATCCTGGCTGACCTACGCCGCCGACCAGATCGCCTTTCAGGGCCTGCCCGCCCGCATCTGCTGGCTGGGGTACAAGGAGCGCGACAGGGCCGCCAAACTGTTCAACGACATGGTGAAAGATGGCCGCGTGAAGGCCCCTATCGTCATCGGGCGCGACCATCTGGACGCGGGCAGCGTGGCGAGCCCCTACCGCGAGACGGAGGCGATGAAGGACGGCTCGGACGCCGTGTCGGACTGGCCGCTGCTGAACTTTGGCGTGGGCATCGCGTCGGGCGCCTCGTGGATGAGTTTTCATCACGGCGGCGGCGTAGGCCTGGGCTTTTCGCAGCACTCCGGGCTGGTCATCGTGGCGGATGGCACAGATGAAGCTGCCAAAAAATTGAGCCGGGCGCTGACCAACGACCCCGGCATGGGCGTCATCCGTCACGCCGACGCCGGGTATGACCACGCGCTGGACGTGGCACGCGAGCGCGGTATTGACTTGCCGAGTCTGGGCATCAAGGATCACGCGTGA
- a CDS encoding IclR family transcriptional regulator — protein MPRTLATVEQAVRVLEYFDADHTEWTLSDLARALALPTSTLHEQLSTLTASGLLRRTGRGRYQLGWRLLKLSSALYGSLPWYSLAHAEMERLARGTGLLAFVSVLQGEQVICIARSVQGRGGAAVEGETRFELPPHATASGKLLYAYAGLPRPAEPLYTPRTCSSDWLEEAAHVRAAELAATEDEWALGTSSLAVPLRAAGGEVLAALGVSLPTPRLREREALTRRLHDAAAEVAWALGARGRNGEGLVSPMH, from the coding sequence ATGCCCCGCACCCTCGCCACCGTCGAACAGGCCGTGCGGGTGCTGGAATATTTCGACGCCGACCACACCGAGTGGACGCTGAGCGACCTCGCACGGGCACTCGCCCTGCCGACCTCCACCCTGCACGAGCAGCTCAGCACCCTGACCGCCAGCGGCCTGCTGCGGCGCACCGGGCGGGGGCGCTATCAGCTCGGCTGGCGGCTGCTGAAACTCAGCTCGGCGCTCTACGGGTCGCTGCCCTGGTACTCGCTGGCCCACGCCGAAATGGAGCGGCTGGCGCGCGGCACCGGGCTGCTCGCCTTCGTCTCGGTGTTGCAGGGCGAGCAGGTGATCTGCATTGCCCGCAGCGTGCAGGGGCGCGGCGGGGCAGCGGTGGAGGGCGAAACCCGTTTCGAGCTGCCGCCCCACGCCACTGCGAGCGGCAAGCTGCTGTACGCCTACGCCGGGCTGCCGCGTCCCGCCGAGCCTCTCTACACCCCGCGCACCTGCTCCTCTGACTGGCTGGAGGAGGCCGCTCACGTCCGCGCTGCCGAACTCGCCGCCACCGAGGACGAGTGGGCGCTCGGCACCAGCAGCCTCGCCGTGCCGCTGCGAGCTGCGGGGGGCGAAGTGCTGGCCGCGCTGGGCGTCAGCTTGCCCACGCCGAGGTTGCGCGAGCGCGAGGCCCTGACCCGACGCCTGCACGACGCGGCGGCGGAGGTGGCGTGGGCGCTCGGCGCGCGGGGACGCAACGGTGAGGGTTTGGTCAGCCCCATGCATTGA
- a CDS encoding DedA family protein produces MTEAFNLRLWLEGLDPGLLHVATFLLMLLEGAGVPGIPGVLPMIAQVAAINAGHTTLAAAVFWGTLGNWLGALLGYAVGRWGLRWLPARWLSRLEGERTRTLLERWGGPLLIVGRVVGALRTPVTLVSGIVHYPLLPYAAYSMVGALLHVGVWQVLLWKFGPVILTELERWGREILLYAAPLLLLALLGHWLWRRGRRRAVPPEDSVLELAEEEAAHPPR; encoded by the coding sequence ATGACCGAAGCGTTCAACCTGCGCCTGTGGCTCGAGGGACTCGATCCCGGGCTGCTGCATGTCGCCACCTTTTTGCTGATGCTGCTCGAAGGCGCGGGCGTGCCCGGTATTCCCGGCGTGCTGCCCATGATCGCGCAGGTGGCGGCCATCAACGCCGGGCACACCACCCTGGCGGCGGCGGTGTTCTGGGGCACGCTGGGCAACTGGCTCGGCGCCCTGCTCGGCTACGCGGTGGGGCGCTGGGGCCTGCGCTGGCTGCCCGCGCGCTGGCTCAGCCGCCTCGAAGGCGAACGGACCCGCACCCTGCTGGAGCGCTGGGGTGGGCCACTCCTGATCGTCGGGCGCGTGGTCGGGGCGCTGCGGACGCCGGTCACGCTGGTGTCGGGCATCGTTCACTATCCCCTGCTGCCCTACGCCGCCTACAGCATGGTCGGCGCCCTGCTGCACGTCGGCGTGTGGCAGGTGCTGCTGTGGAAATTCGGCCCCGTCATCCTGACCGAGCTCGAGCGCTGGGGCCGCGAAATCCTGCTCTACGCGGCGCCGCTGCTGCTGCTCGCCCTGCTGGGGCACTGGCTGTGGCGGCGTGGGCGGCGCCGGGCCGTTCCGCCCGAAGACTCGGTCCTCGAACTTGCGGAGGAGGAAGCGGCCCACCCTCCACGTTGA
- a CDS encoding SIS domain-containing protein: MTPDASAAPAEPLMLREMREAPAVVRRLLNENQDAVARLANAIRERQPAYAVTIARGSSDHACTVLKYALETQLSLPVASLGPSVHTLYGARLDLAGALVIAVSQSGASPDVVENVRMAREGGALTVALVNVEDSPLAEAAEFTLPLRCGPEKAVAATKSYLASLCAFLPVLAELTGDEALKRALDALPEQLAHTLTLEDAAHELAGRYRFADNLLILARGHHYGVAQEAALKLKETCGIHAEAYSAAEFSHGPKRLLAEGLPLLGFASADAAWEATRQAYDDLRAAGADLRLLGPVAGADLPTPLGGHPLTDPVTSTLAFYLFVAHLALERGLDPDRPPLLSKVTKTR, translated from the coding sequence ATGACTCCTGACGCCTCCGCTGCCCCTGCCGAACCCCTGATGCTGCGCGAGATGCGCGAGGCGCCCGCTGTGGTCCGCCGTTTGCTGAACGAGAACCAGGACGCGGTGGCCCGGCTCGCTAACGCCATACGGGAGCGCCAGCCCGCCTACGCCGTGACCATCGCCCGGGGCAGCAGTGACCACGCCTGCACGGTGCTCAAATACGCGCTGGAAACGCAGCTTTCGCTGCCGGTCGCCTCGCTGGGGCCGAGCGTGCACACGCTCTACGGAGCGCGGCTGGACCTTGCCGGAGCGCTGGTCATTGCCGTCTCGCAAAGCGGCGCGAGCCCCGACGTGGTGGAAAACGTGCGGATGGCGCGCGAAGGCGGCGCGTTGACCGTCGCCCTCGTCAACGTGGAAGACAGCCCGCTCGCTGAGGCCGCCGAGTTCACCCTGCCGCTGCGCTGCGGCCCGGAAAAAGCGGTGGCGGCGACGAAAAGCTATCTGGCGAGCCTGTGTGCCTTCCTCCCCGTGCTTGCCGAGCTGACCGGGGACGAAGCACTGAAACGCGCTCTGGACGCGCTGCCGGAGCAACTGGCGCACACACTGACCCTGGAAGACGCGGCCCACGAACTTGCCGGGCGCTACCGCTTTGCCGACAACCTGCTGATTCTGGCGCGCGGGCACCACTACGGCGTCGCGCAGGAAGCGGCACTCAAGCTGAAAGAAACCTGCGGCATTCACGCCGAGGCGTACAGCGCCGCCGAGTTCAGCCACGGCCCCAAGCGGCTGCTGGCCGAGGGGTTGCCGCTGCTGGGCTTCGCGTCCGCCGACGCCGCCTGGGAGGCGACCCGGCAGGCTTACGACGACCTGCGCGCAGCGGGCGCCGACCTGCGGCTGCTCGGGCCGGTGGCGGGCGCCGACCTGCCCACGCCTCTGGGCGGCCACCCGCTGACCGACCCGGTGACGAGCACGCTGGCGTTTTACCTCTTTGTGGCGCATCTGGCGCTGGAACGCGGCCTCGACCCCGACCGGCCCCCGCTGCTGAGCAAGGTGACGAAGACTCGCTGA